The DNA sequence CGCGTAACCGATTGGTTAAAAGTAGGTTTTACAGCACATGTAAATAATTTCAATAATTTCCACCCAAACAATGCGGCATTTAGACAGGCATATTTTGCTTCGCCTTTATACCCCGCATATGACCCGAACAACGAATTGGCAGACCCGGTTAAGTTTGGTTCCAGCCTACCAATAGGCATTAATACTGGTTTCTGGTTCAACAATCCAGTAGCCACTGGATTTTACAATCACAATGAGAGTAAAGGCTTTCAAATACTGCCGAGCGCATATGTCGAAGCCAATTTTTGGGAAAATAAGTTGACATTCCGTTCTCAGCTAAGCCAACGGTATCAATCTGCTCATAACATCCAGTACAACCCAATCTTCTACATAGATAATGCGCAACGTACCGATCGCTCTTACTTACGTTCGGCACAAGGCCGCGATTCCAATTATATTCTGGACAACCTCCTTACCTATCGGGATGCCGCTAAAAACCATCACTGGAGCGTGCTCTTAGGGCAATCCACCCGTGAGGAACGTTGGCGAGAAACCTGGGTATCGGCAAACGATGTACCGGCATCTCCAGAGTTCTGGTATGCGGGTCAGGGTGCTCAGGGTCTAGGCTCTGCCACCGGATACGGCGAAAATGGCTTCCGCAATGCGGGTGTATCCGTGTTTGCGCGTGGTACTTACGACTACGACAACAAGTACTTATTAACCGCCACTTTCCGGGCCGATGGAAGCTCTAAATACCAGACAAAATGGGGCTATTTTCCTTCCTTAGGATTAGGCTGGGTGTTGAGTCGTGAAGGCTTCATGCAAGACCAAAATCTATTTAATTTATTGAAGGTTCGTGGTAGCTGGGGTCTATTAGGTAATGATGGTATACAGCCTAATGCTGGCTATGCCATTGTGAATTCAGGCAATAACTTTTCCGGAATTTTTGGTAGTATCGGCGAAAACTATGGAAGTCGCGTACCAGGGTACCGAGTAGGTCGTTTCTTTACGCAAGTACGTTGGGAAATTGTAGAAGAGTGGGATGCAGGTATTGACTTTGCTATGTTCAACAATAGATTGAATGGTACAATAGATTATTACCACCGTGCAACGAAAGACTTGGCTTTCGAACGTCCTATTCCATTTATGTGGGATCGCGTTTACGGCAACTGGGGTACTGTTGCCAATAGTGGCTGGGAATTTGGCTTGAACTGGGCCGACAAGCGTGGTGACTGGGGTTACCGCATCGGTGCCAACGCTACTACATTGAAAAATCGTGTCACCGATCTTGGTGGTTTAGCAAATATTATGAATGGCTTCCCTGAATGGGCAGCGGAATTCCCTTCTCGGATCGAAGTGGGCCAACCGATCAATTATTTCTATGGTTACGAAGTGCAAGGTGTATACCAAAACCAAGCGGAGATCAATGCCGACCCTATCGCCAGTCGTTACAATGAGCTGAATCCGGGTTCCCCTATCCTACCGGGCTATTTACGTTATAGAGATCAAAATGGTAATGGTGAACTAGACGAGGCTGATCGTGTAAACCTGGGCAGCTACCTCCCTACATTGACCTATGGCTTTAATATCGGTATCGACTACAAAGGGTTTGACCTAAGCGTCGCACTTCAAGGTGTTGCGGGCAACAAAATTCACAACTTAAATAGAGCCATGCGCCGGAAATACCCACAAATGAATGCCGATCAAGCGTTTATGGAAGGCTTGTGGACTGGCGAAGGCAGTAGTAACACGTATCCGTCTGCGGCCGGAAGTGTCGCTTCATGGAATTTGCAAGCGAGCTCCTTCTTCGTGGAGAGTGGTGCGTATCTGCGGGTACAAAATGTGCAATTGGGCTATAGCTTTAATCTAACGCCATCTATCCCGTTCCGCGTGTTTGCTACAGCCGACAGACCATTAATCTTTACGAACTACAATGGATTCACGCCAGAGGTAACAGGTATGGGCTTTGACTCAAATGTATACCCCGTAGCGGCGACCTACAGTTTAGGATTAAGAGCTAGTTTTTAATGACAACATTTTTTAGTAAAACAACCATGAAAAAATATAATCATATTCTCATAGCAGGCTGCTTAAGCAGCGCCATCCTCTTCGGCGGTTGCGAGAAATTCCTGGATAAACCATTGGAGAACCAGCAGCGATCAGAAGAAATTAATTATGGTGATCTTCGTCGGATGTATGAACCGGTTTCGGGTGTTTACCGCGCCGCTTCGGACGATAATTTAGTGCATTGGATTGATCTTTCTATTCGCGTTATCCGTGATGATGACTATCAACAAGCAGCACCAAATCCGAATGACAACCCAGAGCTAATGGCCATCAAAAACTTCCAAAATGATGTGACTATTCAATCCTATTGGGGGCTTAACCAATCTTGGATCAGCTATTACAGCTTAGCTATTAGTGCGAACAATGCCTTG is a window from the Sphingobacterium sp. lm-10 genome containing:
- a CDS encoding TonB-dependent receptor; translation: MTHRVLIFVMVTFSCLLSSAAFAQSREVTGRITDPNGHPLIASIMIKGASGSGTSSTANGSYRLQVPEAADSLIITSVGYMRQAVAVKTNTVNVQMIADAGFNVEEVVVIGYGTQRKGDLTAPVATVDMEEAIKRTVATPMDAIQGAVPGVQVVSSGAPGSTPSVRIRGVGSFNNESPLYVVDGMFMDNIDFLNPNDIEDMSVLKDASGAAIYGVRAANGVVIVTTKRGKLNTKARVTYNGYAGIQTPTNMLKMANGQQYADYANAIGNSAIVASSAERFGGTATNPTQNTDWYSELLRSQALIHNHNIDVQGGSDKITYSFGLNYIDQDGIMDAKNFHRKYNIRTQTEARVTDWLKVGFTAHVNNFNNFHPNNAAFRQAYFASPLYPAYDPNNELADPVKFGSSLPIGINTGFWFNNPVATGFYNHNESKGFQILPSAYVEANFWENKLTFRSQLSQRYQSAHNIQYNPIFYIDNAQRTDRSYLRSAQGRDSNYILDNLLTYRDAAKNHHWSVLLGQSTREERWRETWVSANDVPASPEFWYAGQGAQGLGSATGYGENGFRNAGVSVFARGTYDYDNKYLLTATFRADGSSKYQTKWGYFPSLGLGWVLSREGFMQDQNLFNLLKVRGSWGLLGNDGIQPNAGYAIVNSGNNFSGIFGSIGENYGSRVPGYRVGRFFTQVRWEIVEEWDAGIDFAMFNNRLNGTIDYYHRATKDLAFERPIPFMWDRVYGNWGTVANSGWEFGLNWADKRGDWGYRIGANATTLKNRVTDLGGLANIMNGFPEWAAEFPSRIEVGQPINYFYGYEVQGVYQNQAEINADPIASRYNELNPGSPILPGYLRYRDQNGNGELDEADRVNLGSYLPTLTYGFNIGIDYKGFDLSVALQGVAGNKIHNLNRAMRRKYPQMNADQAFMEGLWTGEGSSNTYPSAAGSVASWNLQASSFFVESGAYLRVQNVQLGYSFNLTPSIPFRVFATADRPLIFTNYNGFTPEVTGMGFDSNVYPVAATYSLGLRASF